In the genome of Candidatus Pristimantibacillus lignocellulolyticus, the window GTTTACGATCATCTAAACCTTTCACTTGAGTACGCAAATATTCGAAAGCATCCGCAACTACGAATTCTACACGATCAGTAAAACCGTTGCGCTCAACATTACGTTTCGCCGTATCAATCGCATGAGCAGATACGTCTAAGCAAGTGACTTGCTTAGCACCATATTTGCAAGCATGCAATGTGAAACTTCCAGTATGAGCAAAACATTCTAACACTGTCGCTCCATCCCAATAAGGGAATGTGACTTCTTTACCATTGCGATTAACTGGTGCAAGACGACCATCTTCAAGTTGCGATAATGCGATTCCACTACGTTCTCCCCAACCTTTCATTAAAGGTTCAAGAGATGCACGATTTTCACGTTGATCGAAGAAATAACCTGTTTTCTGACCTTGTACAATATCTACTTCCATCAATAAGCCATTTTCACTTATTTCAACAATGGAAGGACATTCGCCATAAATAACACCAGTACGCTCTTCTAATCCTTCAAGTTTACGAACACTTACATCACTACGTTCGTATATGCCCTTTGGTTGAAACACTTCAATAAGAGCTGAGATTAATGCTTCTTTATGCTTTTCCATACCTAGTGATAAAATTTGCAATACTAATACATTTTCAAAACGGTCGACAATTAAGCCTGGTAAAAAATCCGCCTCACCATATACTAATCGACAATCCTGATCTTTCACAAAACGAGCACGATGTATTTTACAACGTGTTAAGCGTTCTACAAAAAATTCGTGATCCATGGTCTCAATTGGTTCATAAGAAACGATTCGCACAGTTATTTGAGAAGCAGGGTTCCAATATCCTGTCGCCAAATATTTCCCGTTGTGGGCAACGACGTCTACTAAGCTACCAGGTTCAAGACCTTCCTGTGCTACTTGTTCTATTTCACTAGCGTATATCCAAGGATGAGCTTCCTCTACTCTCTTTTTACGTGCTTTTATTAGTTTTACTATTGCGTTCGCCATTGTGAATGTTCCTCTCTTGTTCTCAATTTGGATGAAGTGCTTGTCATGCTTGTCTAATCTAGTGCATAAGTTAAACATAAGACATTATGAAGGTGAAAGGATTCAAGACATGATAAGTGCAATTATCTTTCATAGTATTTTAGGGTTTTCGATCTTTATGTGCGGCATGAAATTAATGGAATTAGCATTATTCCGCCTAGGTGGACCTACTTTCTTGCGTCTATTAGAACGTTCTACTCGTACTCCACTTCACGGCCTAGTGCTTGGGACAGCGAGTAGTGCCTTCTTACAAAGTAGTACTGCTGTTACAGTATTATCAATTGGATTCGTTAATAGTCGATTACTACCGTTCTCACGTACATTAGGTATTATTCTCGGCACTAATATTGGAACTTGCCTTACGACTGAATTAATTGGACTAGAAATCAATCATCTTGCAAAACCATTAATGATAGGTGCTCTAATTCTATGGGGCATAACCGTTCTACTCGTCGAGTATCGCATTATCCCCGCATTATATCAATGGAAAGGTAGCGAGTATATCCGTTCACTATCCATTGTAATATTCGGATTTGGCACGCTGTTACTTGGATTAACCGTCATGCAAGGAATCGGTCCCGTTATTCAAAACACTGAATTATTTCATTGGTTTCTAGCGCAAGCGCAAACTACCCTTTGGTGGGGCATACTCTCGGGTGCTGTTCTAACAGCACTTATCCATAGTGGTGCAGCTGTTATCGGCATGATCATGGGTATCGCCGCACTTGGTGTACTTCCGCTAGATCTAAGTATTGCCATCGTTCTAGGATGTAATATTGGGACGTGTGTAACTGCAATTATCGCCTCACTTGGCGGTTCAAAAGGGGGACAATACGTAGCAATGGCGCATCTTGTCCTTAATATAGGAGGAGCATTATTATTCTTCCCATTTATCGATATGCTTGCAACAGCAGTTATGTGGACTACGACATCCATTGCAACGGCAATTGCACATGCACAAACTTTATTTAATATCATCTGTTCTTTCATTGCGCTGCCTATATGTTATATGAAATGGTTCAAACGATTCGACTAGTAAAGGTAGTTCAAAAAGCGGACTTTGATGACGATGTAACTCGTTGTAGTTTAGTCGCATCGAATATGAAGCGAACTTGGAAAGTACGGTTCGCGTGTACGTAATCATGTACACTTGCGCTTCCGCCTTTCTCAAGTAGCGCTCCATCTTCTCGGTTCTGAAAGCCCGCTTTTTGAACCTTTATTTAATAGTAAGTTCATAAAACAAACTACCTCTAATAATAAGCAAGAAAGGATTCCCTATCCTCTTCTTGTGAAAGAAGTATAAGAAATCCTTAATCTATATTCTCTGAAGGATTAATTTAGTATTAGGCCTGCATTGCAGTGCTTTGTGTATCGATTACATCAGAATAACGCTGTAACACGCGAACAAGCTGACCTTTACATTCATTCACGCCAGCCTCAGTAATTTTCACTCGGCAAATCTGACCAATAAGATCT includes:
- a CDS encoding class I SAM-dependent rRNA methyltransferase, with translation MANAIVKLIKARKKRVEEAHPWIYASEIEQVAQEGLEPGSLVDVVAHNGKYLATGYWNPASQITVRIVSYEPIETMDHEFFVERLTRCKIHRARFVKDQDCRLVYGEADFLPGLIVDRFENVLVLQILSLGMEKHKEALISALIEVFQPKGIYERSDVSVRKLEGLEERTGVIYGECPSIVEISENGLLMEVDIVQGQKTGYFFDQRENRASLEPLMKGWGERSGIALSQLEDGRLAPVNRNGKEVTFPYWDGATVLECFAHTGSFTLHACKYGAKQVTCLDVSAHAIDTAKRNVERNGFTDRVEFVVADAFEYLRTQVKGLDDRKQRANGGVDTSKKLENEGRSWDVVILDPPAFAKTRSAVEGAKRGYKDINLQGLKLVNEGGYLVTASCSYHMRPELFLEAIQEAAKDAGKVLRLVEWRAAGKDHPLILGVNESHYLKFAIFEVTSKRN
- a CDS encoding Na/Pi symporter, with amino-acid sequence MISAIIFHSILGFSIFMCGMKLMELALFRLGGPTFLRLLERSTRTPLHGLVLGTASSAFLQSSTAVTVLSIGFVNSRLLPFSRTLGIILGTNIGTCLTTELIGLEINHLAKPLMIGALILWGITVLLVEYRIIPALYQWKGSEYIRSLSIVIFGFGTLLLGLTVMQGIGPVIQNTELFHWFLAQAQTTLWWGILSGAVLTALIHSGAAVIGMIMGIAALGVLPLDLSIAIVLGCNIGTCVTAIIASLGGSKGGQYVAMAHLVLNIGGALLFFPFIDMLATAVMWTTTSIATAIAHAQTLFNIICSFIALPICYMKWFKRFD